The genomic segment GGTGGGGTGGTGGGCAGGTGGTTCAAATGAACAACTGGATCGCCGGCAATGCGCGCCCGGCGCCGAGCAGATCGATGCGCTTGGCGCGGATCGACCAACCGGCGGGCGTGCGCACCAGGTGGTGGCGCGCCGTGCCGCTCAGCAGGGTCTGCTCCTGGCCGCGCGCCTCGACGTAGAGGAACGGCGTGCGCAGCCATGCCTGGCCGTCTGCTTCGCGTTCGATGCGCGCCGCAGACAGCACGTGCTGGCTGTGGCTGGCCGGGTGCTGCGAATGCGCGCGCGGGTTCTGCAGGCGCTGCACGCGCAATTGCAGCAGCAGCCGGTCTTCATAGGCCAGCGAGTTGTGCGAATACGGGTCGGCCTGCGCCGCGCCGAGCAGCGGCACCCAGTAGTGGCCGTCGGCGGTGAACAGGGCGAGCCATTCGTCGAACCGGCGCTCGTCGAGCAGCGCCGCCTCGTGGGCGACGAAATCGCGCGGATCGTTCATGGCCCGGCCGCCATGCCTGCCACCATCGACTGGGCCCAGGCGCGGAACTGGTTGCGCATCAGCAGTTCGTTCGTGCCGTTGGTGGTCACGCTGGCCTGCTGCGTCTCGGTGGCGTCGTGGTTGCGGTGCAGGCTGACCCACTCGTTGCCGTCGGCGCGCAGGCCCTGCTGGAGCAATTGCAGCAGCAGCCGGTCTTCATAGGCCAGCGAGTTGTGCGAATACGGGTCGGCCTGCGCCGCGCCGAGCAGCGGCACCCAGTAGTGGCCGTCGGCGGTGAACAGGGCGAGCCATTCGTCGAACCGGCGCTTGTCGAGCAGCGCCGCCTCGTGGGCGACGAAATCGCGCGGATCGTTCATGGCCCGGCCTCCATGCCTGCCACCATCGACTGGGCCCAGGCGCGGAACTGGTTGCGCATCAGCAGTTCGTTCGTGCCGTTGGTGGTCACGCTGGCCTGCTGCGTCTCGGCGGCGTCGTGGTTGCGGTGCAGGCTGACCCACTCGTTGCCGTCGGCGCGCAGGCCCTGCTGGATGCTCTCGAACAGGTGCACATCGTCGTGCGCGAGCACCGACATCGGCGAGAACACGAGGCGGTTGTAGCTCATCGCGCGCTCGAACAGCAGCGCCGGCGCGCCAGCCGCGCGCAGGCTCCAGGCCTCGATCAGCGTGCGGTTGGCCGCCAGCGGCCGGATCACGCGGATGGCCTGCGGCGAGCCTTTGACGGACAGGCTCGGATAGAAGACCGCGTTTTGCGGCGCGCGTTGCAATATCTCGGCGGCGCGCGCCGGGCCGTGCGCGGTGCGCAGCGCGGCTTCGTATTCGGGCAACGGCGCGTAGTTGGAGTGGATGCTGAAGTTCACGCCCAACTCGCTGTGGCCGTTGGCGAACACGCGCGCGCCCATGGCGTCGAAGAATTCGTGGCCCGAGCCGAACGGCAATATCTGCTCCAGCGCCATCGGCTTGGGGGCGCCGGGGTCGTGGCTGTCCCGCAGCGCCCGGGCCGCATGGATGGCCGACTCGTGCGTCGACATCGGGTGCACCGTGTCGTTGATGTTCTCCAGGTAGATCTTCCAGTTGCAGTGGATGATGTTGCGCAGCACGCCGCCGCCGACGCTGAGCCGGCCTTCGGGTGAGCGCTCGACCATGTCGTCGATGGCGCCCAGCACCGGGCCGAAGTAGTCCTCGAACGAGGGGCCGGTATCGGACAGCCGCACGAAGACGAAGTCGCGGTACAGCTTCAGATGCTTGACCACCGACAGCCCCTGCCCCGATGCGCAGGCTTTGAGCTGCGTGCCTTCGTAGCCGTTTTTCAGCGGCAGCCCGAGCGGCGCGCCGTCGAGCTGGTAGGTCCATGCGTGGTAGGGGCAGCGCAAGAAGCGGCCGGTGTTTCCGCTCTCGTCCGTGAGCAACTGCGCGCCTTTGTGGGCGCAGCGGTTGTACAGCGCGCGCACTGCGCCGTCGGGCTGGCGCACCATCAGCAGCGGCCGCCCGGCGATGTCTTGCGCGACAAAGTCGCCAGGCTCGGGCACCTGGCTCGCGTGGCCCAGGAAGAGCCAGGTGTTGGCGAACAGGTGCTGTCGTTCGAGCGCGAAAAGCTCCTCGCTCAGGTACAGGTCGCGGTGCACCCGGTCGCCCTGCACCAGCGCTGCGACGCGATCGGGACGGTCGCGATAGACGGTCATGGCGCTGTGCCCGGTGGCTTGGGCGGTGGGGCTACGGCACCAGTTTCCATTGGCCTTTGTCGAGCTGGACGACGACGCGCGAGCGCTCGTCCGAGCCATAGCGGTCGGTCGGCTTGAAGTTGTAGACGCTGTGCGCGCCGACCAACTCCCTGGTGCCCACGATGGCATCGCGCAGCGCCAGCCGGAACTGCGCCGTGCCAGGCTCGGCCTTGCTGGCGAGCGCGCGCTGCGCGGCATCGAGGTAGATCGTCCAGGCATCGAAGCTGTAGGCCCAGAAGGTGTCGGTGGGCGCAGCGCCTTCGGACTTTTGGTAGGCGGCGCGAAACTCCAGCGCGACCTTCTTCATCGGGTGGGTGTCAGGCAGTTGCTCGGCCACCACCACCGGCCCCGTGGGCACCTGCACGCCTTGGACCGACGGGCCGCCGACACGGATGAAGTCGGGGTTGATCAGCGAGTGCATGCCGTAGATCTTGCCCTTGTAGCCGCGCTCGGCCAGCGCCAGGTATGGCAGCGCGCCGGGCGTGCCCGAGGCGCCGGTGATCACCGCGTCGGGGCGCAGCGCGACGATCTTGAGCACCTGTCCGGCCACCGACGAAGCGCTGCGCGCATAGCGCTCGTTGGCCACCACTTCGATGCCGGCCGCAGGCGCCGACTTGGTGAGCGCGTCGTACACCAGGTCGCCCCAGGAGTCGGAAAAGCCGATGTAGGCCAGCGTCTTCACGCCGGCCTGCTTCATCTTCTCGACCATCGCGCTCATCATCAATGGCGCGGGCTGCGGCAATGTCACCATCCACGCGCCCTCCGCGCCGGGCAGGTCGGCGTTGGCGATGGCGATCAGCGGCGTCTTCGTCTCGCGCGCCACGCTGGCAATGGCCAGCGTGGCCGGCGCGCCGGCCGAGCCGATGATGACGTCGACCTTGTCTTCCTCGATCAGCTTGCGCGCATTGCGCGCGGCCGTGGACGGGTCGGAGGCATCGTCGAGCGCGATCAACTGCACCTTGTGGCCCCCCACCTGCGAGCGGTAGGCCAGCGCGGCCTTCATGCCCTTGTCGTATGCAATGCCGAGCGACGACACCGGCCCCGACAGCGAGGTGATGAAGCCGACTTTCAGATCGGCGGCCTGTGCGCCCGCAGCGCCCAGGAGCGCAGCGAGGGCGAGTGTGTGAATGTGGCGCAGGACTTTCATGGTGATGCCTCCAGTGGTGGTGGATGAAGGGGGGGGAAGCAAAACGAACGCCGCTCAGAGCACCAGGCTGGCGATGCTGGTGCCGCCGCAGACATAGAGCACCTGGCCGGTGACGAAGCCGCTGCCCGGTTCGGTGAAGAAGCGCACGGCGCGTGCCACGTCGGCCACTTCGCCCAGGCGCTTGACGGGCACCGAGGCCGCGAGCGCGCGTTCCTTGTCGCTGCCGGCCTGGACCAGGTCGTAGAACATGTCGGTGCGGATCGGCCCCGGCGCCACCACGTTCACCGTGATGCCGTCGGCCGCGAGCTCCAGCGCCCAGGTGCGCGCCAGGCCCAGCATGCCGGCCTTGGTGGCGCTGTAGCTGGTGCGCGTGGCCAGGCCCAGCACGGCGCGCGATGACATCAGCACGACGCGGCCGAAGCGCTGCGCGCGCATGGCCGGCAAGGCCCCTTGGACGAGCGTGATGGCGCAACCCAGGTGCAGGTCGATCAGGGCGTCGAGGTCGTCGAGCTTGACGTCGGACAGCGGCGCGGCGCGGATGGCGCCGGCGTTGTGGACGATGGTGGTCGGCGCGAAGCGCTCGACGCATTCGCGCACGGCCTGCGCTGTCGCGCTGGCATCGCTCAGATCGACTTCGATGCTGTGCAGCCTCGGGTGGTCGATTCCGGCCTTGCGGCGCGCGAGCGCGAGCACCTCGTAGCCTTGCGCGAGCAGGTCGGCGCAGATCTGCTTGCCGATGCCGGCGCTGGCGCCGGTGACGAGCGCGACCCCGGGTGCGGCGCGCACTGGAGTGCCTTCGCCTTCGGCTACGGTATGAGCGCCTTCGGGCGGCCGGGCGGCGAAGGATGGGGCACCTTCGCCTCCGGCTGCGGTATGAGCGCCTTCGGGCGGCCGGGCGCCGCTCATGCCGACGCTCCGACCAGGGCGAGCACGCGCAGCGGGCTGCCGCTGCCTTTTTCGATCTTCAGCGGCGGGCAGATCAGCACCCCCCCCGCTGGCGGCAGCAGATCGAGGTTGCTCAGGCACTGCAGGCCATAGCGCCCCGCGCCATGCATGTAGTAGTGGCATGGGTACGGCGGGCGCAGGTGCTGGCCCTGCCCGGCATCGGTGCCGATGGCTTCGGAGCCGAAGCCCAGCACGTCGCGCTGCTCGACCAGGAAGCGCACGGCCTCGGTGCCCGGGCCTGGCGTGTGCTGGCCCGTCTGGTCGAAGTTCTGGTACGCCTGGGGGTCGCGGCGTTTGGACCAGTCGCTGCGCATCAGCACCCACGCACCCTTCGGGATGCGGCCGTGCGCGGCTTCGTAGCGCTCGATGTCGGCCACGCTCAGCAGGTAGTCGTCGTCGCGTTGCACCTCGGCCGAGCAGTCGATCACGCAGGCGGGCGCGATGAAGTGCTGCACGGCAATGGTGTCGACCGAGTTGTTCGGCAGATCGCGGCCCGAGATCCAGTGGATCGGCGCGTCGAAGTGCGTGCCGGTGTGCTCGCCGCAGGAGAAGTTGTTCCAGTACCAGCCCGGGCCGCGCTCGTCGTACCTGGACACCTCCTCGATGCGAAAGGGCCAGCACTGCCCCATCTCGGGCGGCAGCGCGATCTGCGGGAACCCGGGCGTGAGCGTCTGCGTCAGGTCGATCACGCGGATCTGGCCGCTGGCCAGCGCGCCCACCAGGCCGCTCAGGAGCCGGGCGGCGGACATCGGTTCGGTGCTTGTCGTCATCGTGGTGTTCCTGTCTCAGCCGCCGGCGGCGAGTTCGCGCTCGAGCACCTTGGGGTTGTCGCGCCAGCGCTCGAGCCACTCTTGCGCCACGTCGCCGGGGTAGACATCTTCCACGCCATCGCGCAGTGCCTTGACGATGGCATGGGCCAGCGCGCCGGGGGCGAGCTTGGGCGGCGGCAGGTGCTGGTTCCATTCGTCGTCGATAGGCCCCGGGAAGATGTTGATCACGCGGATGCCGGCCGGCCGCATCTCCGCGCGCAGGCACTGCGCGAGCGAGTGCGCTGCGGCCTTCGAGGCGCTGAAGGTGCCGTGCGGCGGAAAGTTGCTGAGCGCGTAGATCGACAGCAGGTTGACCCACGCGGTCGCGCCCGCCACGCCGTCGGCCGAGCGGCCCTTGAGCGCCGGGCCGAACTCCTGCGCCAGGCGCAGCAGGCCGAAGTAGTTGATCTCCATCTCGGCCTTGGCCACATCGGTGCCGCGCCGCGCGCCGATGCCAAAGGTGCGATGCAGTTCGGCGTTGTTGATCACGATGTCGACCTTGCCGCCGATGGCCCCGGCAAGCTCGGCCACCTGGCGGCCGTCGGTCAGGTCCAGCGGCACGAGTGTGACCTGCGGCAGCGCCGCGATCTCGTCGAGCCCGGTGCCGGTTTTTTTCCAAGGCTCGGCATGGCCGACCCAGATGATGTCGGCGCCGGCCTGCGCCAGTGCGCGCACGATGGCCTGGCCGGTGCCGGTCTTGCCGTCGGTCACCAGCGCTTTGCGGAATTGGGGGTCGCTGGTCATTTCACGCAGCATCTCGTCGTCGGCCATGGGGGCACTTTCTGCATTCGGAAAACCAATCAGGACGGCCTGCCCCGCGCGGTCGAGCCGGGCGCCGACGCGCACGCGCTGCGGCGCGTCGCCGACCTCACCGTGCAGGTGGACCATGAGCGTCGGCCCGGCATCGAGCTGCACCAGGCC from the Verminephrobacter eiseniae EF01-2 genome contains:
- a CDS encoding SDR family NAD(P)-dependent oxidoreductase — encoded protein: MRAAPGVALVTGASAGIGKQICADLLAQGYEVLALARRKAGIDHPRLHSIEVDLSDASATAQAVRECVERFAPTTIVHNAGAIRAAPLSDVKLDDLDALIDLHLGCAITLVQGALPAMRAQRFGRVVLMSSRAVLGLATRTSYSATKAGMLGLARTWALELAADGITVNVVAPGPIRTDMFYDLVQAGSDKERALAASVPVKRLGEVADVARAVRFFTEPGSGFVTGQVLYVCGGTSIASLVL
- a CDS encoding aromatic-ring-hydroxylating dioxygenase subunit beta, whose product is MNDPRDFVAHEAALLDKRRFDEWLALFTADGHYWVPLLGAAQADPYSHNSLAYEDRLLLQLLQQGLRADGNEWVSLHRNHDATETQQASVTTNGTNELLMRNQFRAWAQSMVAGMAAGP
- a CDS encoding SDR family NAD(P)-dependent oxidoreductase; protein product: MTTPLLRPPRKNPLLRTRQMNLPPGARSRVALGLTAAAAEGHFRLQTCDDCGTVQYPPREVCHQCLSAALRWRPQSGAGTLLGSTTLHHSNELFFRERLPWRLGLVQLDAGPTLMVHLHGEVGDAPQRVRVGARLDRAGQAVLIGFPNAESAPMADDEMLREMTSDPQFRKALVTDGKTGTGQAIVRALAQAGADIIWVGHAEPWKKTGTGLDEIAALPQVTLVPLDLTDGRQVAELAGAIGGKVDIVINNAELHRTFGIGARRGTDVAKAEMEINYFGLLRLAQEFGPALKGRSADGVAGATAWVNLLSIYALSNFPPHGTFSASKAAAHSLAQCLRAEMRPAGIRVINIFPGPIDDEWNQHLPPPKLAPGALAHAIVKALRDGVEDVYPGDVAQEWLERWRDNPKVLERELAAGG
- a CDS encoding aromatic ring-hydroxylating dioxygenase subunit alpha — its product is MTVYRDRPDRVAALVQGDRVHRDLYLSEELFALERQHLFANTWLFLGHASQVPEPGDFVAQDIAGRPLLMVRQPDGAVRALYNRCAHKGAQLLTDESGNTGRFLRCPYHAWTYQLDGAPLGLPLKNGYEGTQLKACASGQGLSVVKHLKLYRDFVFVRLSDTGPSFEDYFGPVLGAIDDMVERSPEGRLSVGGGVLRNIIHCNWKIYLENINDTVHPMSTHESAIHAARALRDSHDPGAPKPMALEQILPFGSGHEFFDAMGARVFANGHSELGVNFSIHSNYAPLPEYEAALRTAHGPARAAEILQRAPQNAVFYPSLSVKGSPQAIRVIRPLAANRTLIEAWSLRAAGAPALLFERAMSYNRLVFSPMSVLAHDDVHLFESIQQGLRADGNEWVSLHRNHDAAETQQASVTTNGTNELLMRNQFRAWAQSMVAGMEAGP
- a CDS encoding aromatic-ring-hydroxylating dioxygenase subunit beta, producing MNDPRDFVAHEAALLDERRFDEWLALFTADGHYWVPLLGAAQADPYSHNSLAYEDRLLLQLRVQRLQNPRAHSQHPASHSQHVLSAARIEREADGQAWLRTPFLYVEARGQEQTLLSGTARHHLVRTPAGWSIRAKRIDLLGAGRALPAIQLFI
- a CDS encoding cyclase family protein encodes the protein MTTSTEPMSAARLLSGLVGALASGQIRVIDLTQTLTPGFPQIALPPEMGQCWPFRIEEVSRYDERGPGWYWNNFSCGEHTGTHFDAPIHWISGRDLPNNSVDTIAVQHFIAPACVIDCSAEVQRDDDYLLSVADIERYEAAHGRIPKGAWVLMRSDWSKRRDPQAYQNFDQTGQHTPGPGTEAVRFLVEQRDVLGFGSEAIGTDAGQGQHLRPPYPCHYYMHGAGRYGLQCLSNLDLLPPAGGVLICPPLKIEKGSGSPLRVLALVGASA
- a CDS encoding ABC transporter substrate-binding protein, with translation MKVLRHIHTLALAALLGAAGAQAADLKVGFITSLSGPVSSLGIAYDKGMKAALAYRSQVGGHKVQLIALDDASDPSTAARNARKLIEEDKVDVIIGSAGAPATLAIASVARETKTPLIAIANADLPGAEGAWMVTLPQPAPLMMSAMVEKMKQAGVKTLAYIGFSDSWGDLVYDALTKSAPAAGIEVVANERYARSASSVAGQVLKIVALRPDAVITGASGTPGALPYLALAERGYKGKIYGMHSLINPDFIRVGGPSVQGVQVPTGPVVVAEQLPDTHPMKKVALEFRAAYQKSEGAAPTDTFWAYSFDAWTIYLDAAQRALASKAEPGTAQFRLALRDAIVGTRELVGAHSVYNFKPTDRYGSDERSRVVVQLDKGQWKLVP